From the genome of Phycisphaerae bacterium:
GCGGCAGATAGGCCACGGCCTGCTCGATGCGGGCGCGAGCTTCTTCATCCGTCGGTCGCCCGGGGTACTGGGCGAGCCGCGATCCAGCCGGGCAGCCGGCGGCGTACAAGTCGCTGATCACCATGTGGTAAAGCAGAATGTCGTGCAGCCCCCTCGCTCCGAGCTGCCCGCCCACCAGGTGGGTGTGGACGTCGAACAACGGCACCTCGGCCAGACCCTCTTCAAGCTTCTTCACGATCTCCACGGTATGCATGCCGTTGACTCTCCGTCCGCAGGGCACCGGCGGCCCGCACTTAACCATCCCTGCATCCACACGCCGCCGGCCGGGGCGCCCATCCTATTCCGACTTGCCGGAACCCCTCTCCGCGTGGAGCGGGAGCAGCTTGATGTTCTTGTACCAGCACGGGCTGCCGTGGTCCTGCAAGCCGATGTACCCGGTCCGCGGGAACTTGGCGTAGGCGATCTCGGTGAACTTGTGAGTCGAACCGTCCGGCCGCTTGCCCGGCTCGGTAAACTCGTCGAGGTTCATGCGCGTGACCTGCTGGCCGTTCAACTCGACCTCGATGATGTGGCGATCGCAGGTCACGACGATGTGGTTCCACGCCCCGGCCGGCCGCATCGCGTTCCTCTTCGGCTTGGCCAGATCGTAGATCGCCCCGGTGTCGTGGTAGCCGGAGCCCGTTGTGTCGTCGATCGCCACTTCAAGACCGTTGAAGCCGACGTCCCAGCCCGGCTTGGGCTCGAGCGAGAAGACCCGCGTGAAGATCCCACTGTTGCAGCCCTTGGCGATCTTGAAGTCCATCGACCACGCAAAGTCAGTCCATGGCTTCTCGTGAATCACCATGTACCCGCCGCACTTGTGCGGATTGATGCATCCATTCTCGACCGGCATCTTGCTGGGCTCCCTGCGATCGGTGGTCCAGCCGTTGAGCGTCTTCCCATCGAAGAGCAGCTGCCAACCAGCCCTCTTCTCCTCTGGCGTCAGGACATTGTCCGGCACGCCGAGGTTCTTTACGCGAATGTTGCGATAGCGAACGAACTGCCGGGTAGAATTCCCGCCTCCGTGGACCTGCAGGGCGATGCTGCCCTGGTCGGGCAGCCGCTTCTGCTTGTCCTTCCACGCCATGGTCTTGACGCCGTTGATCCAGGTGAAAATGGTCGGCGGGTTGCCGGTGATGCGGGCCCGCAACTCGTTCCAGCCCGGTTTCCACAACTCCTTCCACTGCTCCGCCGTAAACGGGCAGGGAAAGGCCGTGTGGTCGACAATCTCGATGTCCCGGGGCGTACCGAGCGTTCGGAAGTTCAGGGCCCCGAAGCCGCCGATCCCCTCGCCGTAGACGCCCATCAGGCTGCCGCGGTTGTGATAGTCAATCATCGCCTGGTAGCACCGACCATCCTCCGTGCTCCGCAGGAACAGCCCGCTGTCTGGACCATAGTCGTTGTTCATTTCCAGGGCGACCTCGAAGTCACGGTACTGAGCGTCGGTGATGACGATGCCGCCGTTGCCGGGCTTGTCCTGACTGCCCTGAATGGCTCCGCCCTGCACAACCCACCGCCCACCGGTGCCATGACCCGTCCGCGTGCTCACATGCCAGCCGTCCAACGTCTTGCCGTCGAAGATCGGCACGAAACCCTCTTCCGCGGCCAGAGCACGCTCTGCCTCCGTCGACAGCCCGATTCCGCAAACCGCGAGCAAGACCAGTGTCCAAAGGCCGTTCCGCTTCA
Proteins encoded in this window:
- a CDS encoding DUF1080 domain-containing protein — encoded protein: MKRNGLWTLVLLAVCGIGLSTEAERALAAEEGFVPIFDGKTLDGWHVSTRTGHGTGGRWVVQGGAIQGSQDKPGNGGIVITDAQYRDFEVALEMNNDYGPDSGLFLRSTEDGRCYQAMIDYHNRGSLMGVYGEGIGGFGALNFRTLGTPRDIEIVDHTAFPCPFTAEQWKELWKPGWNELRARITGNPPTIFTWINGVKTMAWKDKQKRLPDQGSIALQVHGGGNSTRQFVRYRNIRVKNLGVPDNVLTPEEKRAGWQLLFDGKTLNGWTTDRREPSKMPVENGCINPHKCGGYMVIHEKPWTDFAWSMDFKIAKGCNSGIFTRVFSLEPKPGWDVGFNGLEVAIDDTTGSGYHDTGAIYDLAKPKRNAMRPAGAWNHIVVTCDRHIIEVELNGQQVTRMNLDEFTEPGKRPDGSTHKFTEIAYAKFPRTGYIGLQDHGSPCWYKNIKLLPLHAERGSGKSE